One Mycolicibacterium pulveris genomic region harbors:
- a CDS encoding flavin-containing monooxygenase, with protein MTTPEYDTVIVGAGFSGIGAAIKLDNAGMGNYLVLEAGDGPGGTWYWNTYPGIAVDIPSFSYQFSFEKSPDWTRSYAPGHELKAYAEHCVDKYGLRHKIRFNTKVLAADFDDDANLWHLRTDPGGVVTARFLINACGVLITPNFPDIDGVDSFSGVTMHTARWDHGQDLTGKRVAVIGTGASAVQVIPEIAPIVERLTVFQRTPIWCFPKPDVPLPPVVRKLMRLPGGHTVQRWLSQAYVELTFTLPAQYFTLNPMAKRMSKFGEAYLRQQVRDPVVRDKLTPRYAVGCKRPGFHNTYLSTFNRANVELVTEPIDKITGTGVATADGQTRDIDVLILATGFKVMDPDSVPTYAVTGPGGRSLSSYWNEQRLQAYEGVSAPGFPNFFTVFGPYGYVGSSYFALIEAQTHHIVRCLTHARLNRATRVEVKQEANDRYFAEMMRKRHRQIFWQDSCKLANSYYFDPNGDVPLRPATTLEAHWRARRFPLDDYAFSA; from the coding sequence GTGACCACGCCCGAGTACGACACCGTCATCGTCGGCGCCGGTTTCTCCGGTATCGGCGCGGCGATCAAGCTCGACAACGCCGGCATGGGCAACTACCTCGTCCTCGAGGCCGGTGACGGGCCCGGCGGCACCTGGTACTGGAACACCTATCCCGGTATCGCCGTGGACATTCCGTCGTTCTCCTACCAGTTCTCCTTCGAGAAGAGCCCGGACTGGACGCGCAGCTACGCGCCCGGGCACGAGCTGAAGGCCTACGCCGAACACTGCGTCGACAAGTACGGTCTGCGGCACAAGATCCGGTTCAACACCAAGGTGCTGGCCGCCGACTTCGACGACGACGCCAACCTGTGGCACCTCCGCACCGATCCCGGCGGGGTCGTCACCGCGCGGTTCCTGATCAACGCCTGCGGCGTGCTGATCACACCGAACTTCCCCGACATCGACGGCGTCGACTCGTTCAGCGGCGTGACCATGCACACCGCACGCTGGGACCACGGCCAGGACCTGACCGGTAAACGGGTCGCGGTCATCGGCACCGGCGCGTCCGCCGTCCAGGTGATCCCGGAGATCGCGCCGATTGTGGAGCGGCTCACCGTGTTTCAGCGCACCCCGATCTGGTGCTTCCCGAAACCCGACGTGCCGCTGCCGCCTGTGGTGCGAAAGCTGATGCGGCTGCCCGGCGGCCACACCGTGCAACGCTGGCTCAGCCAGGCCTATGTGGAGCTCACGTTCACGCTGCCCGCGCAGTACTTCACGCTCAACCCGATGGCCAAGCGGATGTCGAAGTTCGGTGAGGCGTATCTGCGCCAACAGGTCCGCGACCCGGTGGTGCGCGACAAGCTCACCCCGCGCTACGCCGTCGGCTGCAAGCGCCCCGGGTTCCACAACACCTACCTGTCGACGTTCAACCGCGCCAACGTCGAGCTGGTGACCGAGCCGATCGACAAGATCACCGGCACCGGGGTGGCCACTGCCGACGGTCAGACCCGCGACATCGACGTGCTCATCCTGGCGACCGGCTTCAAGGTGATGGATCCCGACAGCGTGCCGACCTACGCGGTCACCGGGCCGGGCGGGCGATCGCTCAGCAGTTACTGGAACGAACAGCGTTTGCAGGCCTACGAGGGGGTCAGCGCGCCCGGCTTCCCGAACTTCTTCACGGTGTTCGGGCCCTACGGGTACGTCGGCAGCTCCTACTTCGCGCTCATCGAGGCCCAGACTCATCACATCGTGCGCTGCCTGACCCACGCCCGGCTCAACCGCGCCACCCGCGTCGAGGTCAAGCAGGAAGCCAACGACCGCTACTTCGCCGAGATGATGCGCAAGCGGCATCGCCAGATCTTCTGGCAGGACAGCTGCAAGCTGGCCAACAGCTACTACTTCGACCCCAACGGTGACGTGCCGCTACGGCCGGCCACCACGCTGGAGGCGCACTGGCGCGCCCGCCGCTTCCCGCTCGACGACTACGCGTTCAGCGCGTAG
- a CDS encoding alpha/beta hydrolase, with amino-acid sequence MSAAEEKSAVPEPIDAILQKVLEAVPFQLTTDGGPGAARRRFAELPRREVHPEVHSADRVVDGPAGPIPIRVYWPPEADQTVVPVVVYLHGGGWSVGDLDSYDGTARMHAVGAGAVVVSVDYRLAPEHPYPAAVDDAWAATRWVAQHAAELGADPVRLAVAGDSAGGNLAAVMAQLARDTGGPSIAFTLLWYPSTTFDTTLPSFAENADAPVLNLSACSGYTRWYVGDLDMFDPPATLVPARAENLSGLPPTYIAVAGHDPLRDDGIRYTELLAAAGVPVQLHTAGSLVHGYPAYAGVVPAATEAADRGLAALRDALIDDHTS; translated from the coding sequence ATGTCCGCTGCTGAGGAGAAGTCGGCTGTCCCCGAACCGATAGATGCCATCCTGCAGAAGGTACTGGAGGCCGTTCCGTTTCAGTTGACAACCGACGGCGGACCCGGGGCCGCTCGGCGCCGGTTCGCCGAGTTGCCCCGGCGCGAGGTCCATCCCGAGGTGCACAGCGCGGACCGCGTCGTCGACGGGCCCGCCGGCCCGATCCCGATCCGGGTGTACTGGCCCCCCGAGGCCGACCAGACCGTCGTTCCTGTCGTGGTGTACCTGCACGGCGGCGGATGGTCGGTCGGCGACCTCGACAGCTACGACGGCACGGCCCGTATGCACGCCGTCGGGGCGGGTGCGGTGGTGGTGTCGGTGGACTACCGGCTGGCGCCCGAACACCCCTACCCCGCTGCCGTCGACGACGCCTGGGCGGCCACCCGGTGGGTGGCACAGCACGCCGCGGAGCTCGGCGCGGACCCCGTTCGGCTCGCCGTTGCCGGCGACTCCGCGGGAGGCAACCTCGCGGCGGTGATGGCCCAGCTGGCGCGCGACACGGGCGGGCCGTCGATCGCGTTTACGTTGCTGTGGTACCCGTCGACCACGTTCGACACCACGCTGCCGTCGTTCGCCGAGAACGCCGACGCCCCAGTGCTCAACCTTTCCGCGTGCAGCGGCTACACCCGTTGGTACGTCGGGGATTTGGATATGTTCGATCCGCCGGCCACGCTGGTGCCCGCCCGCGCCGAGAATCTGTCCGGGCTGCCACCGACCTATATCGCGGTCGCGGGCCACGACCCGCTGCGCGACGACGGCATCCGCTACACCGAGCTGCTGGCGGCCGCCGGGGTACCCGTGCAACTGCACACCGCCGGGTCGCTGGTGCACGGCTACCCCGCCTATGCGGGCGTGGTGCCTGCGGCCACCGAGGCCGCCGATCGGGGCCTGGCGGCGCTGCGCGACGCGCTGATCGATGACCACACGAGCTAA
- a CDS encoding alpha/beta hydrolase — protein sequence MTDPTARPGIDPTMQALLDAFPFKFTADDGVEVAREQMRQMKAPPETLPSMRIEERTIGYGDITDIPVRIYWPPVEQHENLPVVVFYHGGGWSIGDLDTHDPVARGHAVGAEAIVVSVDYRLAPEHPWPAGIDDAWAALRWVGRHAEELGGDPTRIAVAGDSAGGNISAVMTQLARDQAGPPLVFQLLWYPTTTGDTQLPSMIENADGPILDRDVVAAFLHWYLGDMDLSEPAKLPPTLAPANTADLSGLPPAFIATAEYDPLRDDGTRYAELLSAAGVPVELRNEPTLVHGYVNFALVVPAAAEATNRGLAALKAALHPGRETP from the coding sequence ATGACCGATCCCACGGCGCGGCCGGGTATCGACCCGACAATGCAGGCGCTGCTCGATGCGTTTCCGTTCAAGTTCACCGCCGACGACGGCGTCGAGGTCGCCCGCGAGCAGATGCGGCAGATGAAGGCCCCGCCGGAAACGTTGCCGTCGATGCGGATCGAGGAACGCACGATCGGCTACGGCGACATCACCGACATCCCGGTGCGGATCTACTGGCCGCCCGTCGAGCAGCACGAGAACCTCCCGGTCGTCGTGTTCTACCACGGCGGCGGCTGGTCGATCGGCGACCTGGACACCCACGATCCGGTGGCACGCGGCCACGCGGTGGGCGCCGAGGCGATCGTCGTCTCGGTGGACTACCGGCTGGCGCCCGAGCACCCCTGGCCGGCAGGCATCGATGACGCGTGGGCCGCGCTGCGGTGGGTCGGCAGGCACGCAGAAGAACTGGGCGGCGACCCGACCCGGATCGCGGTGGCCGGCGACTCGGCGGGCGGCAACATCTCGGCCGTGATGACGCAGCTGGCCCGCGATCAGGCCGGCCCGCCGCTGGTCTTTCAGCTGCTCTGGTACCCGACGACCACCGGGGACACCCAGTTACCGTCGATGATCGAAAACGCCGACGGCCCGATCCTCGACCGCGACGTGGTGGCGGCGTTTCTACACTGGTACCTGGGCGACATGGACCTCAGCGAACCGGCCAAGCTGCCGCCGACGCTGGCCCCCGCCAACACCGCGGACCTGTCCGGGCTGCCGCCGGCGTTCATCGCCACCGCCGAGTACGACCCGCTCCGCGACGACGGCACACGCTATGCCGAATTGCTGAGCGCCGCAGGGGTTCCCGTCGAGCTGCGCAACGAACCGACGTTGGTGCACGGCTACGTCAACTTCGCGCTGGTGGTGCCCGCCGCCGCCGAGGCCACCAACCGCGGGCTGGCGGCGCTGAAAGCCGCCCTGCACCCGGGCCGGGAAACACCGTGA
- a CDS encoding lysoplasmalogenase, whose translation MGTPYVHRRTQLLWVGAMVAAACYGVFLIVTAVRLPAGAELTGQFVLQPAVKALAAVLLAGAAASHPIPRERRWLIGALLFSAAGDFLLALPWWEPSFVLGLSAFLVAHLCFLGALVPLVGRSAPGLVSAGVTVAACAGLLIWFWPRLLEEGMAVPVTLYIAVLGAMVCAALLARLPTRWTALGAVCFAVSDAMIGISKFVLAPENAEALAVPIWWVYSASLVLITAGFFFGRGANVPYRSNSRRNVER comes from the coding sequence ATGGGCACACCGTACGTTCACCGCCGGACCCAGCTGCTGTGGGTCGGCGCCATGGTGGCCGCCGCCTGTTACGGGGTGTTCCTCATCGTCACCGCCGTGCGGCTTCCGGCGGGTGCGGAGCTGACGGGGCAGTTCGTGCTGCAACCGGCGGTCAAGGCGCTGGCCGCGGTGCTGCTGGCCGGGGCCGCGGCCAGCCATCCGATACCGCGGGAGCGACGTTGGCTGATCGGCGCGCTGCTGTTTTCGGCCGCAGGCGACTTCCTGTTGGCGCTGCCCTGGTGGGAGCCGTCGTTCGTGCTCGGGTTGTCGGCCTTCTTGGTGGCGCATCTGTGCTTCCTGGGCGCGCTGGTGCCGCTGGTGGGGCGATCGGCGCCGGGCCTGGTGTCTGCGGGAGTCACCGTCGCCGCCTGTGCGGGGCTGCTGATCTGGTTCTGGCCGCGATTGCTCGAGGAGGGGATGGCGGTGCCCGTCACGCTCTACATCGCGGTGCTGGGGGCGATGGTGTGCGCGGCGCTGCTGGCCCGATTGCCGACCCGCTGGACGGCGCTGGGCGCGGTGTGTTTCGCGGTGTCAGACGCGATGATCGGCATCAGCAAGTTCGTGCTGGCACCCGAGAACGCCGAGGCGCTGGCGGTGCCGATCTGGTGGGTGTATTCGGCTTCGCTGGTTCTCATCACCGCCGGGTTCTTCTTCGGCCGGGGCGCGAACGTTCCTTACCGCTCGAATTCGCGGAGAAATGTCGAGCGGTAA